A stretch of Acidobacteriota bacterium DNA encodes these proteins:
- a CDS encoding cytochrome c oxidase subunit 3 family protein — MADLAHSGGVHEAHHPKLQHHFEDLDQQREASTLGMWLFLVTEIMFFGGLFCAYLIYRGASFDAFAEASRSLDLYLGGFNTAVLIGSSLTMALAVWAAQVSKRKALIVFMILTIVLGAVFLGVKVIEYSGKFAHHHVPGDSFEWAPPYGDPANEAGTEMFFSLYFAMTGLHAAHMIIGMGFLAYLLIPAWQGKFNADWYNPVECFGLYWHFVDIVWIFLFPLLYLIGRH, encoded by the coding sequence GTGGCTGACCTGGCGCACTCCGGTGGGGTCCACGAGGCCCACCACCCGAAGCTGCAGCACCACTTTGAGGATCTCGATCAGCAACGCGAGGCGTCGACCCTCGGCATGTGGCTGTTCCTGGTTACCGAGATCATGTTCTTCGGCGGCCTGTTTTGCGCCTACCTGATCTACCGGGGCGCCTCCTTCGACGCCTTCGCCGAGGCCAGCCGCTCCCTCGACCTCTACCTGGGTGGCTTCAATACGGCGGTGCTGATTGGCAGCAGTTTGACCATGGCCCTGGCGGTTTGGGCAGCGCAGGTCAGTAAGCGCAAGGCCCTGATCGTATTCATGATCCTAACGATTGTTCTGGGCGCCGTTTTTCTGGGCGTCAAGGTGATCGAGTACAGCGGCAAGTTTGCCCATCACCACGTACCCGGCGACAGCTTCGAGTGGGCGCCGCCCTACGGCGATCCGGCGAACGAAGCGGGGACGGAGATGTTCTTCTCCCTTTATTTCGCCATGACCGGCCTGCACGCCGCCCACATGATCATCGGCATGGGATTCCTGGCCTACCTGTTGATCCCCGCCTGGCAGGGCAAGTTCAACGCCGACTGGTACAACCCGGTGGAGTGCTTCGGTCTCTATTGGCATTTCGTGGACATCGTGTGGATTTTCCTCTTCCCGCTGCTCTACCTGATCGGCCGTCACTAG
- the nrfD gene encoding NrfD/PsrC family molybdoenzyme membrane anchor subunit, protein MATIDPPVFTGEPEPGVPPVLTGHHTPGSVTDDITRPIFSEIKPWWLVGFGISFALLMLFLMGAAKLVTVGTGVWGLNMPVAWGFAIINFVWWIGIGHAGTLISAILLLFRQEWRTSINRFAEAMTLFAVACAGMFPILHLGRPWLFYWLMPYPNQMSLWPQFQSPLIWDVFAVSTYATVSLLFWFTGLIPDLASLRDRAKNIWVQRLAGIFSLGWRGSAKHWQNYEALYLLLAGLSTPLVLSVHTVVSFDFAISIVPGWHTTVFPPYFVAGAVFAGFAMVFTLMLPLRPLFGLKDYITDRHLQAMAKVMLTTGLIVAYGYIVEIFVAWYSGNVYEWGMVKNRFTGPFKFQYLMLWVCNIFVPQLLWIKRVRTSPIVLWLVSMAINVGMWLERYIIVVVSLARDFLPSSWDVYAGTRWDWAIYVGTIGLFMALIFLFIRFLPVISIFEVRHLAHEKSHHHEAAT, encoded by the coding sequence ATGGCGACCATAGATCCTCCAGTCTTCACCGGCGAGCCCGAACCGGGAGTGCCGCCGGTTCTCACCGGTCACCACACCCCTGGGTCGGTGACGGACGACATCACCCGTCCGATCTTCAGCGAGATCAAGCCCTGGTGGCTGGTGGGCTTTGGGATCAGTTTCGCCCTGCTGATGCTGTTTTTGATGGGGGCCGCCAAGCTGGTGACGGTCGGCACTGGAGTCTGGGGTTTGAATATGCCGGTGGCCTGGGGATTCGCCATCATCAACTTCGTCTGGTGGATCGGCATCGGTCACGCCGGCACCTTGATCTCCGCCATTCTGCTGCTCTTCCGGCAGGAGTGGCGCACCTCGATCAACCGCTTCGCCGAAGCCATGACGCTGTTTGCGGTGGCCTGTGCGGGGATGTTCCCCATCCTCCACCTGGGCCGCCCGTGGCTGTTCTACTGGCTGATGCCGTACCCCAACCAGATGAGCCTTTGGCCGCAGTTCCAGAGCCCGCTGATCTGGGACGTGTTCGCCGTTTCGACCTACGCCACGGTGTCGCTCCTGTTCTGGTTCACCGGCCTGATCCCGGACCTCGCTTCGCTGCGCGACCGCGCCAAGAACATCTGGGTACAGCGCCTGGCGGGCATCTTCTCCCTCGGCTGGAGAGGGTCCGCCAAGCACTGGCAAAACTATGAGGCCCTGTACCTGCTTTTGGCCGGCCTGTCCACGCCGCTGGTGCTGTCGGTGCACACGGTGGTGTCCTTCGACTTCGCCATCTCCATCGTTCCCGGCTGGCACACCACGGTGTTCCCGCCGTACTTCGTCGCCGGCGCGGTCTTCGCCGGCTTCGCGATGGTCTTCACGCTGATGCTGCCGCTCCGGCCGCTCTTCGGATTGAAGGACTACATCACCGACCGCCATCTGCAGGCGATGGCCAAGGTGATGCTGACCACCGGCCTGATCGTGGCCTATGGCTACATCGTCGAGATTTTCGTCGCCTGGTATAGCGGCAACGTCTACGAATGGGGCATGGTCAAGAACCGGTTTACCGGCCCCTTCAAGTTCCAGTACTTGATGCTGTGGGTGTGCAACATCTTCGTGCCGCAGCTCCTGTGGATCAAGCGGGTGCGCACCTCGCCGATCGTACTGTGGCTGGTGTCCATGGCGATCAACGTCGGCATGTGGCTGGAGCGCTACATCATCGTCGTGGTCAGTCTGGCGCGAGACTTCCTGCCGTCGTCCTGGGACGTCTATGCCGGTACCCGCTGGGATTGGGCCATCTACGTCGGCACCATCGGTTTGTTCATGGCGCTGATCTTCCTGTTCATCCGCTTCCTGCCGGTGATCTCGATCTTCGAGGTGAGACACCTGGCGCACGAGAAATCTCACCACCACGAGGCGGCGACATGA
- the coxB gene encoding cytochrome c oxidase subunit II, which produces MFPEAASTFAGEVDTLYFVWIAVSLFFSVLIAAFIIFFFMKYRRREWYQYGNQAEVKTLPLEITWSVIPLIITLAMFAWGAKVFFDLSRPPVDADAYYAVGKQWMWKFQHPEGVREINDLHVPVGRPIQLTMTSEDVIHSFYVPAFRVKKDVLPGRYTTVWFEATQPGRYHLFCAEYCGTEHSRMIGSVYALSPEDYESWLATGVAGPTLQASGEELFEQFACATCHQVGDGASVDATRLARGPALRGLFGTEVALASGRTVTADESYIRQSILNPQADIVAGWQPIMPTFKGQVTAEQVNALVDFIKSLDGEPAGVPGLGEDLREGAVPALQAATDSVDELEGNRPDAG; this is translated from the coding sequence ATGTTCCCCGAGGCCGCCTCGACGTTCGCCGGTGAGGTAGACACCCTCTACTTCGTGTGGATCGCGGTCAGCCTGTTCTTCTCGGTGCTGATCGCCGCTTTCATCATCTTCTTCTTCATGAAGTACCGGCGGCGGGAGTGGTACCAGTACGGCAACCAGGCGGAGGTCAAGACCCTGCCCCTCGAGATCACCTGGTCGGTGATTCCGCTGATCATCACCCTGGCAATGTTCGCCTGGGGGGCGAAGGTGTTCTTCGACCTCTCGCGGCCGCCGGTGGACGCCGATGCCTACTACGCCGTCGGCAAACAGTGGATGTGGAAGTTCCAGCATCCGGAGGGAGTGCGGGAGATCAACGATCTGCACGTTCCAGTGGGCCGTCCGATTCAGCTCACCATGACCTCCGAGGACGTCATTCACAGCTTCTACGTGCCGGCGTTCCGAGTGAAGAAAGACGTATTGCCGGGTCGCTACACGACGGTTTGGTTCGAAGCCACCCAGCCGGGCCGCTACCACCTGTTCTGCGCCGAGTACTGCGGCACCGAGCACTCGCGAATGATCGGCAGCGTCTATGCCCTCTCTCCCGAGGACTACGAGAGCTGGCTGGCGACCGGGGTGGCCGGGCCAACGCTGCAGGCTTCCGGTGAGGAACTGTTCGAGCAGTTCGCCTGCGCCACCTGCCACCAGGTGGGCGACGGTGCTTCGGTGGACGCCACCCGCTTGGCGCGGGGACCGGCCCTCCGGGGTCTCTTCGGCACCGAGGTGGCGCTGGCGAGCGGTCGCACCGTGACCGCCGACGAGAGCTATATTCGCCAGTCGATCCTCAATCCGCAGGCGGATATCGTGGCTGGCTGGCAGCCGATCATGCCGACTTTCAAGGGACAGGTGACGGCGGAACAGGTCAACGCCCTGGTGGACTTCATCAAGTCGCTGGACGGCGAGCCCGCCGGCGTTCCGGGCCTGGGAGAGGACCTACGGGAAGGCGCCGTACCGGCACTCCAGGCGGCGACGGACTCCGTTGACGAACTCGAAGGCAACCGCCCCGACGCGGGATAG
- a CDS encoding TAT-variant-translocated molybdopterin oxidoreductase translates to MSILKIVKDDAPQRAADVPAEGGSSGLSLEEIRERLAGAEGRQFWRSVDQLAGSEGFRELLHREFPRQASEWLGGGTSRRRFLQLMSASLALGGLSGCVKQPAEKILPYVRQPVEVKPGTPLYFASAATVGGYATGILVESHTGRPTKIEGNPDHPASLGGTDTLVQGMILDLYDPDRAQEVTDTGRPRTWGALVEALQPHIDALRAVGGAGIRILTEAVSSPTLASQLEDLRSELPEMRWHTWEPAAGHPAAETARSTFGRPLEVRYDLTKVDVLITLDSDFLTQGPGSARYAADFSARRRVWEAAEADRSMARYYALESTVTATGTLADHRLPLPPSTLAKAAKALASRLGADASSQVMTGFAPAVEEWLTAAVSDLSAAGSGALVVAGPYASPEVQAAAQEINAALGSEAVTYSESIDANPVDQGANLGELVSALESGSVELLVIVGGNPVFNAPADSRLPEAILEAKEALYLGLYENETSRSCRWQVPAKHFLEGWSDARAFDGTASIVQPLIDPLYRSCRSAHQVVALLAGRSEADEYELVRDYWAGQGLDDRALRSAIHNGVVPDTERPAVVPSAAGGSPLAPPLEPAADGEIELVFRPDPTIWDGRFVNNGWLQECPKPLTKLTWDNALLLAPATAAAYGLANGDRVHVAVGERTVEGIPVWIQPGLPAKSATLHFGYGGSGLGRVGKGTGFDVYPLRTAAGLWNATATLTKADGQYPLANTQDHGSMEGRHLVRSASLEEYSHHPDFAQHMVHVPTREQSMYPPHEHDGYAWGMVVDLNACMGCNACVVACQAENNIPVVGKDQVLKAREMHWLRVDRYYEGDLDNPRILHQPVSCQHCEQAPCEVVCPVAATVHSPEGLNEMVYNRCVGTRYCSNNCPYKVRRFNFLQYVDNSTETLKMVRNPYVTVRDRGVMEKCTYCVQRINRTRIAATVEGRKVRDNEIKTACQGACPSDCIRFGDISDPTTGVSEWKDLPLNYGLLEELNTRPRTTYLARVSNPSRKLETT, encoded by the coding sequence ATGAGCATTCTAAAGATAGTCAAGGACGACGCTCCGCAGCGCGCGGCCGATGTGCCGGCCGAAGGCGGATCTTCCGGCCTCAGCCTGGAAGAAATCCGCGAGCGCCTGGCCGGCGCCGAGGGTCGGCAGTTTTGGCGCAGCGTCGATCAGCTCGCCGGTTCGGAAGGCTTCCGCGAACTGCTCCACCGCGAGTTCCCGCGGCAGGCCAGCGAGTGGCTCGGCGGCGGCACCAGCCGGCGTCGCTTCCTGCAGTTGATGAGCGCCTCCTTGGCTTTGGGCGGGCTTTCCGGCTGCGTCAAGCAGCCCGCCGAGAAAATCTTGCCTTACGTTCGCCAGCCGGTGGAGGTCAAGCCCGGTACACCGCTCTACTTCGCCAGCGCCGCAACCGTGGGCGGCTACGCGACCGGCATTCTGGTCGAGAGCCACACCGGACGTCCGACCAAGATCGAGGGTAATCCGGATCATCCGGCGAGCCTCGGCGGAACGGACACCCTGGTTCAGGGGATGATCCTCGACCTTTACGATCCGGATCGCGCCCAGGAAGTCACCGACACCGGCCGGCCGCGCACCTGGGGTGCCCTGGTGGAGGCTCTGCAGCCGCACATCGACGCGCTGCGGGCGGTGGGTGGAGCGGGAATTCGCATCCTCACCGAGGCGGTTTCGTCGCCCACTCTGGCGTCGCAGCTCGAAGATCTACGCTCGGAGCTTCCGGAGATGCGCTGGCACACCTGGGAGCCGGCTGCCGGGCACCCGGCGGCGGAGACCGCTCGGTCCACCTTCGGGCGTCCCCTGGAGGTGCGCTACGACCTGACGAAGGTCGATGTCCTGATCACCCTCGACTCGGATTTCCTCACCCAAGGCCCCGGAAGTGCCCGCTATGCCGCCGATTTCTCCGCGCGGCGGCGCGTTTGGGAGGCCGCCGAGGCGGATCGGTCGATGGCCCGCTACTACGCTCTGGAATCGACCGTTACGGCCACCGGCACGCTGGCCGATCACCGGTTGCCGCTGCCCCCGAGTACTCTGGCGAAGGCCGCCAAGGCCCTGGCCTCACGCCTGGGTGCGGACGCCTCGTCGCAGGTGATGACCGGCTTTGCGCCGGCCGTCGAGGAATGGCTGACGGCGGCGGTCAGCGACCTTTCCGCCGCCGGCAGCGGCGCCCTGGTGGTGGCTGGGCCCTACGCTTCGCCGGAGGTACAGGCCGCGGCCCAGGAGATCAATGCCGCTCTCGGCAGCGAAGCGGTCACCTACAGCGAGTCGATCGATGCCAATCCGGTGGATCAAGGGGCGAACCTCGGGGAGCTGGTGTCCGCTCTCGAAAGCGGTTCCGTGGAGCTGTTGGTGATTGTGGGTGGCAACCCGGTATTCAACGCGCCGGCGGATAGCCGCCTGCCGGAGGCGATTCTCGAGGCGAAGGAGGCTCTCTACCTGGGCCTGTACGAGAACGAGACCTCGCGCTCCTGCCGCTGGCAGGTGCCGGCCAAGCACTTTCTCGAAGGCTGGAGCGACGCCCGGGCTTTTGACGGCACCGCCAGCATTGTTCAGCCGTTGATCGACCCCCTCTATCGTTCATGCCGCTCGGCCCACCAAGTCGTGGCGCTGCTGGCCGGTCGCAGCGAGGCCGACGAGTACGAGCTGGTGCGCGATTACTGGGCGGGGCAGGGACTCGACGACCGGGCGCTGCGCTCGGCCATCCACAACGGGGTCGTGCCGGACACGGAACGACCGGCGGTGGTGCCCTCGGCGGCCGGCGGAAGCCCCTTGGCTCCACCCCTAGAGCCGGCCGCGGACGGCGAGATCGAGTTGGTCTTCCGCCCCGACCCAACGATCTGGGACGGTCGTTTCGTCAACAACGGCTGGCTCCAAGAGTGTCCCAAGCCTCTGACCAAGCTGACCTGGGACAACGCCCTGCTGCTCGCCCCGGCGACCGCCGCAGCCTACGGCTTGGCCAACGGCGACCGGGTCCATGTGGCGGTCGGCGAGCGCACCGTCGAGGGCATTCCCGTGTGGATTCAGCCGGGCCTGCCGGCGAAGAGCGCGACGCTCCATTTCGGCTACGGCGGCAGCGGGTTGGGCCGGGTGGGGAAAGGCACCGGCTTCGACGTCTACCCGCTTCGCACCGCCGCGGGTTTGTGGAACGCCACCGCCACGTTGACCAAGGCCGACGGCCAGTACCCTCTCGCCAATACCCAAGATCACGGCTCGATGGAGGGTCGTCACCTGGTGCGCTCGGCGAGTCTGGAGGAGTACTCTCACCATCCGGACTTCGCCCAACACATGGTGCATGTGCCGACCAGAGAGCAGTCCATGTATCCGCCCCACGAGCACGACGGCTATGCCTGGGGAATGGTGGTGGATTTGAACGCCTGCATGGGGTGTAACGCCTGCGTGGTGGCCTGTCAGGCGGAAAACAACATTCCGGTGGTCGGCAAGGACCAGGTGCTCAAGGCGCGCGAGATGCACTGGCTGCGGGTGGACCGCTACTACGAGGGCGACTTGGACAATCCGCGGATCCTGCACCAGCCGGTGAGCTGCCAGCACTGCGAGCAGGCTCCCTGCGAGGTGGTGTGCCCGGTGGCCGCAACGGTACACAGCCCCGAGGGCCTCAACGAGATGGTCTACAACCGCTGCGTGGGCACTCGCTACTGCTCGAACAACTGCCCCTACAAGGTGCGCCGCTTCAACTTCTTGCAGTACGTGGACAACTCCACGGAAACCCTGAAGATGGTGCGCAATCCGTACGTGACGGTGCGCGACCGCGGCGTGATGGAGAAGTGTACCTACTGCGTGCAGCGCATCAACCGGACGCGCATCGCCGCCACGGTCGAAGGCCGAAAAGTGCGCGACAACGAAATCAAGACCGCGTGCCAGGGAGCCTGTCCGTCGGACTGCATCCGCTTCGGCGATATTAGCGACCCGACGACCGGTGTGTCCGAGTGGAAGGATCTGCCGCTCAACTACGGCCTTTTGGAAGAACTCAATACCCGGCCCCGAACCACCTACCTAGCGAGGGTGAGCAACCCGAGCCGGAAGCTGGAGACGACCTAG
- the ctaD gene encoding cytochrome c oxidase subunit I, giving the protein MTTHAAAAPGSNYLTNGFSLKSWLLTKDHKRIAILYMISITVFFVLGGLFAFVVRLELLTPAGDLMEADTYNRMFTMHGVVMIFFFLIPSIPAVLGNFLVPIMIGAKDLAFPKINLASWYLYNIAGVITLAAIAMGGVDTGWTFYTPFSTTYANGYVVLTVVGLFINGFSSIFTGLNFIVSIHRMRAPGLTWFRLPLFIWGHYATSLVIMLGTPVIAITLALLAAERALHLGIFDPALGGDPILFQHLFWFYSHPAVYIMILPSMGVISEIISAFTRKKIFGYHFVAFASIAIAILGFLVWGHHLFVSGQSIYAGLVFSVLSMLVGVPSAVKVFNWMATLYQGSISRQTPMLYALGFIGLFTIGGLTGVMLATIGLDVHVHDTYFVVAHFHYIMVGGAIMGYLGGIHFWWPKMTGRLYPNFWSKLSAGLVFVGFNLTFFPQFILGYLGMPRRYWSYPDEMQVLNVLSTAGATILGVGYAMPLFYLLWSLKGGRVADDNPWGAYGLEWETSSPPPTENFLHDPVVTGGPYDYAELERKRG; this is encoded by the coding sequence ATGACCACCCATGCAGCAGCCGCGCCCGGCTCCAACTACCTGACCAACGGTTTCAGCCTGAAGTCCTGGCTGTTGACCAAGGATCACAAGAGGATCGCGATCCTCTACATGATCTCGATTACCGTCTTCTTTGTCCTCGGCGGCCTTTTTGCCTTCGTCGTGCGGTTGGAGCTGCTGACCCCCGCCGGCGATCTGATGGAAGCGGATACCTACAACCGGATGTTCACCATGCACGGCGTGGTGATGATTTTCTTTTTCCTGATCCCGTCGATCCCGGCGGTGTTGGGCAATTTCCTGGTGCCGATCATGATCGGGGCCAAGGACCTGGCCTTCCCAAAGATCAACCTGGCCTCTTGGTACCTCTACAACATCGCCGGGGTGATCACCCTGGCGGCCATCGCCATGGGCGGTGTCGACACCGGCTGGACCTTCTACACGCCGTTCTCCACCACCTACGCCAACGGCTATGTGGTGCTGACGGTGGTGGGGCTGTTCATCAACGGTTTTTCGTCGATCTTCACCGGCCTGAACTTCATTGTGTCGATCCACCGCATGCGGGCGCCAGGGCTCACCTGGTTCCGTCTGCCGCTCTTCATCTGGGGCCACTATGCGACCAGCCTGGTGATCATGCTCGGCACGCCGGTGATCGCCATTACGCTGGCGCTGTTGGCCGCCGAGCGGGCCCTCCATCTGGGGATTTTCGATCCGGCCCTGGGTGGCGATCCGATCCTCTTCCAGCACCTGTTCTGGTTCTATTCCCATCCGGCGGTGTACATCATGATCCTGCCGTCGATGGGAGTGATCAGCGAGATCATCTCCGCCTTCACTCGCAAGAAGATCTTCGGCTACCACTTCGTGGCCTTCGCCTCCATCGCCATTGCGATTCTGGGCTTCCTGGTGTGGGGCCACCACCTGTTCGTCAGCGGTCAGTCGATTTACGCCGGCCTAGTGTTCTCGGTGCTGTCGATGCTGGTGGGCGTGCCCTCGGCGGTGAAGGTGTTCAACTGGATGGCGACTCTCTACCAGGGCTCCATCTCGCGGCAAACGCCGATGCTCTACGCCCTGGGCTTCATCGGCCTTTTCACCATCGGCGGCCTGACCGGCGTGATGCTCGCCACCATCGGCTTGGACGTCCACGTCCACGACACCTACTTCGTGGTGGCCCACTTCCACTACATCATGGTGGGCGGCGCGATCATGGGGTACCTGGGCGGCATCCATTTCTGGTGGCCGAAGATGACCGGGCGGCTGTACCCGAACTTCTGGTCGAAGCTCTCCGCCGGCCTGGTGTTCGTCGGCTTCAACCTGACCTTCTTCCCGCAGTTCATCCTCGGCTACCTCGGCATGCCGCGGCGCTACTGGAGCTACCCGGACGAGATGCAGGTGCTGAACGTGCTGTCCACCGCCGGTGCCACCATCCTCGGCGTGGGCTACGCCATGCCGCTCTTCTACCTGCTGTGGTCCTTGAAGGGCGGTCGCGTCGCCGACGACAATCCGTGGGGCGCCTACGGCCTCGAATGGGAAACTTCGTCACCGCCGCCGACGGAGAACTTCCTGCACGACCCGGTGGTCACCGGCGGTCCCTACGACTACGCGGAACTGGAGCGGAAACGTGGCTGA
- a CDS encoding DUF3341 domain-containing protein: protein MSFTIYGLMAEFPTSEALVEAARKTTRAGYTRVDAFTPYPVEELSEALEHKRSWVPLIVLMGGLAGGFGGFGLQFWSATIHYPMIIGGRPFAAWPGWIVVTFECTILAAAASGLLGMILLNKLPQPYHPVFNVESFRAKASSEGFFLVVEAEDPRFDRQDTADFLRELNPIEVAEVEE from the coding sequence ATGAGTTTTACGATCTACGGTTTGATGGCCGAGTTCCCAACCTCGGAAGCGCTGGTCGAAGCCGCCCGGAAGACTACCCGCGCGGGCTACACGCGGGTGGACGCTTTCACCCCCTATCCGGTGGAGGAGCTGTCCGAAGCCCTCGAACACAAGCGCTCCTGGGTGCCCTTGATCGTGCTGATGGGTGGCCTGGCGGGCGGCTTCGGAGGCTTCGGGCTCCAGTTCTGGAGCGCCACCATCCACTACCCGATGATTATCGGTGGGCGGCCCTTCGCGGCCTGGCCCGGGTGGATCGTGGTGACCTTCGAGTGCACCATCTTGGCGGCGGCCGCCTCCGGCCTGCTGGGGATGATTCTGCTCAACAAACTGCCCCAGCCCTACCACCCGGTGTTCAATGTCGAATCCTTTCGCGCCAAGGCGTCGAGCGAGGGATTTTTCCTGGTGGTCGAAGCGGAGGATCCGCGCTTCGATCGCCAAGATACGGCGGACTTTCTGCGCGAACTGAATCCCATCGAGGTGGCGGAAGTTGAAGAGTAA
- a CDS encoding cytochrome c, whose product MKSKSATAFRIVLLGGVFLALVGCRQGMFDQAKYEPLEKSSFFENDASARPLPEHTVARGHLNDDTALHAGMDANGQPVTFNPVKLSESVLRRGQQRYGMFCTPCHGQTGAGDGMIVRRGYPKPASFHEERLREMPEGYFFDVVTNGFGRMPAYGSQIPATDRWAIIAYLRVLQESQGMTLDELSEDDRKAFETALKEPDPAISDPAGHHGDTDHEASAH is encoded by the coding sequence TTGAAGAGTAAGTCGGCAACGGCCTTCCGTATCGTGCTCCTCGGTGGGGTTTTCCTCGCTCTCGTCGGCTGCCGTCAAGGCATGTTCGACCAGGCGAAGTACGAGCCCCTGGAGAAGAGTTCGTTCTTTGAGAACGACGCCTCCGCCCGGCCGCTGCCGGAACACACCGTGGCGCGCGGCCACCTGAACGACGATACGGCTCTCCACGCCGGTATGGACGCCAACGGCCAGCCGGTGACGTTCAACCCGGTGAAGCTCTCGGAATCCGTGCTGCGCCGCGGTCAGCAGCGCTACGGGATGTTCTGCACCCCCTGTCACGGTCAGACCGGTGCCGGCGACGGCATGATCGTGCGGCGCGGCTATCCGAAGCCGGCGTCGTTCCACGAAGAGCGACTGCGCGAGATGCCCGAAGGCTACTTCTTCGACGTGGTGACCAACGGTTTCGGCCGCATGCCGGCCTACGGAAGCCAGATTCCGGCAACGGACCGATGGGCGATCATCGCCTACCTGCGGGTGCTGCAGGAAAGCCAGGGCATGACCCTCGATGAACTGTCCGAGGACGACCGCAAAGCCTTCGAAACGGCTCTCAAGGAGCCCGACCCGGCCATCTCCGACCCCGCTGGCCACCATGGCGACACCGACCACGAAGCGAGCGCACACTGA
- a CDS encoding SCO family protein: MADRAQRILPLVLCFALLAPLPVVADTVSPQARPMGLDPDPSAVPEPLREIGFDQRMGEIVPLDTEFVDSAGNAVRLGDFYGDRPVALSLVYFDCPMLCPLTLDGLTRSLKVLPFDLGEEYEMVVVGFDPSEGPELAAEAKAQAIRRYGRTGTEDGWHFLTGEQAEIDRLVEAVGFRYSYDANTGEFAHAAGLVLTTPEGRIARYFFGIDYPPKDLRLGFVEAGEGRIGSAIDQILLYCFHYDASIGRYTAVTMNIVRLGGLLTVIALVTFIIVMVRREKRLAPTDLRTV; this comes from the coding sequence ATGGCTGACCGCGCGCAGCGGATCCTTCCGCTGGTGCTGTGCTTCGCCCTTCTGGCGCCCTTGCCGGTGGTGGCCGACACCGTCAGCCCGCAGGCGCGGCCGATGGGCCTCGACCCGGATCCCAGCGCTGTTCCGGAGCCGCTGCGCGAGATCGGCTTTGACCAGCGGATGGGAGAGATCGTTCCTTTGGACACCGAGTTCGTGGACAGTGCAGGCAACGCAGTGCGCCTGGGGGATTTCTACGGCGACAGGCCGGTGGCCCTGTCGCTGGTGTATTTCGACTGTCCCATGCTCTGCCCGCTGACCCTGGACGGCCTCACCCGCAGCCTCAAGGTGCTGCCCTTCGATCTCGGCGAAGAGTACGAGATGGTGGTGGTTGGCTTCGATCCTTCGGAAGGGCCGGAACTGGCCGCCGAGGCCAAGGCGCAAGCAATTCGCCGCTACGGCCGCACCGGCACCGAGGACGGCTGGCACTTCCTTACCGGCGAGCAGGCGGAGATCGACCGGCTGGTCGAGGCCGTCGGCTTTCGCTACAGCTACGACGCCAATACTGGGGAATTCGCCCACGCTGCCGGCTTGGTGCTGACCACCCCGGAGGGCCGCATCGCGCGCTATTTCTTTGGTATCGACTACCCGCCGAAGGATCTTCGCCTAGGCTTTGTCGAGGCCGGCGAGGGCAGGATCGGCAGTGCGATCGATCAGATCCTCCTGTACTGCTTTCACTACGACGCCAGCATCGGCCGCTACACCGCCGTCACCATGAACATCGTACGGCTCGGCGGCCTGCTAACGGTTATCGCCCTCGTCACCTTCATCATCGTCATGGTGCGCCGTGAAAAGCGGCTGGCGCCCACCGACTTGAGGACCGTTTAG
- a CDS encoding cytochrome C oxidase subunit IV family protein, which produces MSHHVVSRKLYFGIFAALMVLTVITVAVAFVDLGRLNDVVMLAIATLKAVLVILYFMHVKYSGKLTALTVVGGFMFFFIMIAMIMMDYIGRGFLG; this is translated from the coding sequence ATGTCGCACCACGTCGTTTCCCGCAAGCTCTACTTCGGCATCTTCGCCGCCCTGATGGTGCTCACCGTCATCACCGTGGCCGTCGCCTTTGTAGATCTCGGTCGCCTGAACGACGTGGTGATGCTCGCCATCGCCACCCTCAAAGCGGTGCTGGTGATTCTGTACTTCATGCACGTCAAATACAGCGGCAAACTCACCGCCCTGACGGTGGTCGGCGGCTTCATGTTCTTCTTCATCATGATCGCCATGATCATGATGGACTACATCGGCCGAGGCTTTTTGGGCTAG